The Streptomyces capitiformicae genome contains the following window.
TGGAATCCGTCCCCCGTGGCTTCCTCGCGCACGACTGGCGACCCGCCACCGGTGGCCGCGCCTTCGAGGTACGCAACCCCGCGACCGAGGAAGTCATCGCCGCCGTCGCCGACTGCGGCCCGCAGGACGCGGTGAGCGCACTGGACGCGGCGGCCGCGGCTGCCGACCAGTGGGCCCGCACCAGCGCACGGGACCGTGCGACCGTCCTGCACCGGCTCACCGACTCCCTGCTCGAACACCGTGAGCGTCTGGCCCGGATCATCACCCTGGAGATCGGCAAGACGATCACCGAAGCCCGGGGCGAGGTCGACTACGCCGCAGCCTATTTCCGCTGGTACGCGGAGGAGGCGGTCCGTCCGCAGGGGCGCAGCACCCCCTCCCCGGACGGGAGGAGTCACATCGTCACCGTCGCCGAACCGGTCGGACCCTGCCTGCTCATCACCCCGTGGAACGTGCCCCTGGCCATGGCCGCTCGCAAGGCCGCCGCAGCCCTCGCCGCCGGCTGCACCGCCGTGCTCAAACCGGCCGCTCTCACCCCGCTGTCCTCCCTGGCGCTGGGCGAGCTGGCGCGTGAGGCCGGCGCGCCCCCCGGTGTCCTGACCGTGATCACCAGCAGCGACGCGGCAGCGGTCACCACGGCGCTGCTGGCCGACCCCCGGCTGCGCAAGCTGTCGTTCACCGGGTCCACACCGGTCGGCAGGCTGCTGCTCCAGCAGAGTGGTGCGCGGGTGCTGCGCACCTCGATGGAGCTGGGCGGCAACGCGCCGTTCCTGGTCTTCGACGACGCCGACCTCGACCTCGCGGTCCGCGAAGCGATGATCGCGAAGATGCGGCTGGGCGGCCAGTCCTGCGTCGGGGCCAACCGGTTCCTCGTCCAGGAGGGAATCGCCGACGCGTTCGCCGCGGCGCTCGGCGAACGGATCGCCGCGATCCGGGTGGGTGCCCCGGACCGGGAGGACACCGGGCTAGGCCCGCTGGCCGATCACCGGGCCGTGGACAAGGTCCGTCATCTCGTCGAGGACGCCGTGGCCCGTGGTGCCGTCGTCGTCGCGGAGGCGGACATTCCTGACGGGCCGGGCCATTACGCGGCACCGACCGTGCTGGACCATGTCCCCGCCGACGCCGCGATCATGCACGAGGAGGTCTTCGGTCCCGTCGCCGCCATCCACCGCTTCTCCACCGAGGCCGAGGCCATAGCGGTGGCCAACGACACCGAGCACGGCCTCGCGTCGTATGTGATGACCTCCCACATCGACCGCGCCCGGCGGGTCGCCGCCCGGCTGGAGGCCGGGATGGTCGGCATCAACCGCGGCCTGGTCTCCGAGGTCGCGGCACCCTTCGGCGGGATCAAGCAGTCCGGCCTGGGCCGCGAGGGCGGACCCGAGGGCCTCCATGAGTACCAGCAGCTCAAGTACCTGTCCATGCCCGGTTTTCACAGCTGAGCAAGCCGCCACCAGCGGAGCCCGCTTCCGCGTCGAGCAGGGCAACACGGTGACCGGGGTGACGGTCGTCCACCAGCGGCACGGCCAAGGGAGGCCGCCAGTCTCCGGCGGCCTTGATGCCGCCAGCCCGGTCGTCCGACCGGATCCCCGACAGGAACGGCGGCGTGAAGCAGTTCCTGCCGTCGGTGCCTGCCTCTGAGCTCCTGGTTACCGACGGCAAGGGGCATCCAGCAGCCGTGGGGCAGGCGTTTGGGGCGTCAGACAGCCGGGGCAGCCCGGTGGGGAGCGGTTCGTCCTCGCCGGGACTGCACCAAGTTCCGCAGGAACACATGCCACCCGCGATCCGCGTGCCGTGGGGGC
Protein-coding sequences here:
- a CDS encoding NAD-dependent succinate-semialdehyde dehydrogenase, whose protein sequence is MTDTLTAPSWEADVLESVPRGFLAHDWRPATGGRAFEVRNPATEEVIAAVADCGPQDAVSALDAAAAAADQWARTSARDRATVLHRLTDSLLEHRERLARIITLEIGKTITEARGEVDYAAAYFRWYAEEAVRPQGRSTPSPDGRSHIVTVAEPVGPCLLITPWNVPLAMAARKAAAALAAGCTAVLKPAALTPLSSLALGELAREAGAPPGVLTVITSSDAAAVTTALLADPRLRKLSFTGSTPVGRLLLQQSGARVLRTSMELGGNAPFLVFDDADLDLAVREAMIAKMRLGGQSCVGANRFLVQEGIADAFAAALGERIAAIRVGAPDREDTGLGPLADHRAVDKVRHLVEDAVARGAVVVAEADIPDGPGHYAAPTVLDHVPADAAIMHEEVFGPVAAIHRFSTEAEAIAVANDTEHGLASYVMTSHIDRARRVAARLEAGMVGINRGLVSEVAAPFGGIKQSGLGREGGPEGLHEYQQLKYLSMPGFHS